The following are encoded together in the Equus quagga isolate Etosha38 chromosome 1, UCLA_HA_Equagga_1.0, whole genome shotgun sequence genome:
- the TRIM71 gene encoding E3 ubiquitin-protein ligase TRIM71, translating into MGRHGGHSFIYLQEALQDSRALTIQLLADAQQGRQAIQLSIEQAQTVAEQVEMKAKVVQSEVKAVTARHKKALEERECELLWKVEKIRQVKAKSLYLQVEKLRQNLNKLESTISAVQQVLEEGRALDILLARDRMLAQVQELKTVRSLLQPQEDDRVMFTPPDQALYLAIKSFGFVSSGAFAPLTKATGDGLNRALQGKVASFTVIGYDHDGEPRLSGGDLMSAVVLGPDGNLFGAEVSDQQNGTYVVSYRPQLEGEHLVSVTMCNQHIENSPFKVVVKSGRSYVGIGLPGLSFGSEGDSDGKLCRPWGVSVDKEGYIIVADRSNNRIQVFKPCGTFHHKFGTLGSRPGQFDRPAGVACDASRRIVVADKDNHRIQIFTFEGQFLLKFGEKGTKNGQFNYPWDVAVNSEGKILVSDTRNHRIQLFGPDGVFLNKYGFEGALWKHFDSPRGVAFNHEGHLVVTDFNNHRLLVIHPDCQSARFLGSEGTGNGQFLRPQGVAVDQEGRIIVADSRNHRVQMFESNGSFLCKFGAQGSGFGQMDRPSGIAVTPDGMIVVVDFGNNRILIF; encoded by the exons CTGAGCATCGAGCAGGCCCAGACGGTGGCAGAACAGGTGGAGATGAAAGCAAAGGTGGTACAGTCGGAGGTCAAAGCCGTGACTGCAAGGCACAAGAAGGCCCTGGAGGAGCGGGAGTGCGAGCTGCTATGGAAG GTAGAGAAGATCCGCCAGGTGAAAGCCAAGTCTCTGTACCTGCAGGTGGAGAAGCTGCGGCAGAACCTGAACAAGCTCGAGAGCACCATCAGTGCCGTCCAGcaggtcctggaggaggggagggcgcTGGATATTCTGCTGGCCCGAGACCGCATGCTGGCCCAGGTGCAGGAGCTAAAGACCGTGCGcagcctcctgcagccccaggagGATGACCGGGTCATGTTCACACCCCCCGACCAGGCCCTCTACCTCGCCATCAAGTCCTTTGGCTTTGTCAGCAGTGGGGCCTTTGCCCCACTCACCAAAGCCACGGGCGATGGCCTCAATCGGGCCCTCCAGGGTAAGGTGGCCTCCTTCACTGTCATTGGCTACGACCACGATGGGGAGCCTCGCCTCTCAGGAGGTGACCTAATGTCAGCCGTGGTCCTGGGCCCCGATGGCAACCTGTTTGGTGCAGAGGTGAGCGATCAGCAGAACGGGACTTACGTGGTGAGCTACCGGCCCCAGCTGGAGGGTGAGCACCTGGTGTCGGTCACCATGTGCAACCAGCACATTGAGAATAGCCCCTTCAAGGTGGTGGTGAAGTCGGGCCGCAGCTACGTGGGCATTGGGCTCCCGGGCTTGAGTTTCGGCAGCGAGGGCGACAGCGACGGCAAACTCTGCCGCCCTTGGGGCGTGAGTGTGGACAAGGAGGGCTATATCATTGTCGCCGACCGCAGCAACAACCGCATCCAGGTGTTCAAGCCCTGTGGCACCTTCCACCACAAATTTGGTACCCTGGGCTCCCGGCCTGGGCAATTCGACCGACCAGCTGGCGTGGCCTGTGATGCCTCCCGCAGGATCGTGGTGGCTGACAAGGACAATCATCGCATCCAGATCTTCACCTTTGAGGGCCAGTTCCTCCTCAAGTTTGGCGAGAAAGGAACCAAGAATGGGCAGTTCAACTACCCTTGGGATGTGGCGGTGAATTCTGAGGGCAAGATCCTCGTCTCTGACACTCGGAACCACCGGATCCAGCTATTTGGGCCTGATGGAGTCTTCCTGAATAAGTATGGCTTCGAGGGGGCTCTCTGGAAGCACTTTGACTCCCCACGGGGGGTGGCCTTCAACCACGAGGGCCATTTGGTGGTCACCGACTTCAACAACCACCGGCTCCTGGTCATTCACCCTGATTGCCAATCAGCTCGCTTCCTCGGCTCAGAGGGCACTGGCAATGGGCAGTTCCTGCGTCCACAGGGCGTAGCTGTGGACCAGGAGGGGCGCATCATTGTGGCGGATTCCCGGAACCACCGGGTACAGATGTTCGAGTCCAACGGCAGCTTCCTGTGCAAGTTTGGTGCTCAAGGTAGTGGCTTCGGGCAGATGGACCGCCCCTCCGGCATCGCTGTCACCCCTGATGGAATGATCGTCGTGGTGGACTTTGGCAACAATCGCATCCTCATCTTCTAA